AAGTAACCCGCACGCACCAGCAGATAAGCTTCGCGGGCAGTGACGCGATGGGGGCTGGCTGAGCGCAGAGCGTAGAGCCGGCGCACCAGCGCCCGGTTCTGGTTGTAGAGCCGTATGGCGGCTTGCAAGGACTCAGAGGTCACCGGAGCGCCGCCCATCTGTTCCAGTTCCCGCGCCAGACGCGCGTACTCTTGGGCCAGAAAATCCACGCTGGCCGGCGACCCGGGATTCTGCGGCAGATGCAGGAAGTCCACGTACATCTGCGGGAAGTTGCGCTTCATCACAAAGGCCAGGTTGCGGGCGGAATCGCAGATGGAGGAAAAAAGCAGCCCGTCAAGCGGTTCCAGGTGCCCGGTCATGCCCAGCTCCATGGTGGTCTTGACGATGGAGCAGATGAAGGAACCGAAGCGCGCGTCGGCGTGCTGGATGTCGAGCCGGTCCCCGGCCCCGGCCAGGCCCACCGGCAGGAAGCCGGCGGCGTGGATGATCTCGACCGGCGCGTAAACAGGAAAGTAGGCGATGGCCCGGGCGCCGGGGTGCTCCTGCTTCCAGCGGCGGACTTCACCCAGGTCGAGGTCTGCCAGTACGGCTTCGCATCTATCGAACGTTCGTTCCATATCACTCCAAAAAAGAAGAAGATCTCAGCCCGCCATGGTCAGCCCGCCGTTGACGCTCAGCACCTGGCCGGTAACGTAGCCCGCCGCGCCCGAGGCCAGGAACACCACCGTGGGCGCGATATCCTCCGGCCGGCCCACGCGCTTCAGCGGGATGGCGCCGGTGACCGCGGTCAGCACCTTGTGCGGGAATTCCTCGCGGTGCATCTCCTCGAGCAGCGGCGTTTCCACCAAACCGGGGCAGACGACGTTGACGCGGACGTTGTCGCGCGCGTGCTCCCGCGCCAACGTTTTGGAGAAAGCGATGATGCCGGCTTTGGCGCCGGCATAGACCGCCTCGCCCAACGAGCCGACGCGCGCGGAGTCCGAACTGATATTCACAATGGCGCCCTGCTTGCGCTCCACCATGTGCGGGAGCACCGCATAGCAGGTGTTGAGCACGCCGCGATAGTTGATGCCGATGATGCGGTCCCAGAGCTGCGGCGTGGTCTTCAGGAAGGGCGTCAGGCGGTCCCAACCCGCGTTGTTCACCAGGATGTCGATCTGGCCGAAACGGCGGAGGGCGGCATCGCGCATGGCCATCACCGTTTCCAGGTCGGTGACGTCAGCGGCAAAGGCTGCGGCGATGGCGCCGTTGCGCGAGGCCATTTCGCGTGCGGTTTCTTCCGCCTGATCGAAGCGACAGTCCACAATACCGACGTGGGCGCCGGCGGCCGTAAAAGCTTCCGCGATGGCCCGGCCAATGCCCCGTGCGCCGCCGGTGATCAACGCCGTCTTGCCGCTGAGATCGTACAACCCGTTCTTCATCACGCTCCTCAATCGCGCATCAGTATGGATTCTTCCGCGGCGATGGGCGCCGGCTTCGCATGAGGTTCCTCCAGCCGGAACAGCTCGATGGCGTTCTCGCGCAGCAGCTTCCGCTTTACGTCTTCCTTCAGGCCGATTTCGTCCCATTGCCGCAGACTTTCATCCCAGGGCAAGCCGTTGGTTCCCCACAGGCAACGATCACGGCCCAACCGGCTATTGACGAACTGGATGATGGAAGGCGAGAGATACTTCGGCAGCCAGGCATCCACGCCGAACCAGACGTTCTCCCACTTGTAGCAGACCGAGAGCAGTTCATCGACCCACGGCCAGCCGGTATGCGCGCCGAGCATGCGCAACTGGGGAAAATCGCAGGCGATGCGATCCAGATGCATGGGCCGGCCGCCTTCGCTGGGCATGGCTTCGAGCACGTGGCCGACCTGCATGGAGACGGGCACGCCCAACTCCACGCACTTGGCGTACAGCGGGTACATCTTGCGGTCGTCGAGCGCGATATCGAATCCGTAGATGTGGACGTAGACGCCCTTGAA
The nucleotide sequence above comes from Terriglobales bacterium. Encoded proteins:
- a CDS encoding 3-oxoacyl-ACP reductase family protein → MKNGLYDLSGKTALITGGARGIGRAIAEAFTAAGAHVGIVDCRFDQAEETAREMASRNGAIAAAFAADVTDLETVMAMRDAALRRFGQIDILVNNAGWDRLTPFLKTTPQLWDRIIGINYRGVLNTCYAVLPHMVERKQGAIVNISSDSARVGSLGEAVYAGAKAGIIAFSKTLAREHARDNVRVNVVCPGLVETPLLEEMHREEFPHKVLTAVTGAIPLKRVGRPEDIAPTVVFLASGAAGYVTGQVLSVNGGLTMAG
- a CDS encoding amidohydrolase family protein, which gives rise to MPQNVRAIDCMYYVATPEFMEKWDRAKQGELVCRMERAIGGLPRFASIEQMLERMDAAGVDKVFITQCKMWSYWNKWMYMDTQLEDVLQYTERYPERFVGLAGYNPFRIRESLAEIETAVQKHGFKGVYVHIYGFDIALDDRKMYPLYAKCVELGVPVSMQVGHVLEAMPSEGGRPMHLDRIACDFPQLRMLGAHTGWPWVDELLSVCYKWENVWFGVDAWLPKYLSPSIIQFVNSRLGRDRCLWGTNGLPWDESLRQWDEIGLKEDVKRKLLRENAIELFRLEEPHAKPAPIAAEESILMRD
- a CDS encoding 2-hydroxyacyl-CoA dehydratase; protein product: MERTFDRCEAVLADLDLGEVRRWKQEHPGARAIAYFPVYAPVEIIHAAGFLPVGLAGAGDRLDIQHADARFGSFICSIVKTTMELGMTGHLEPLDGLLFSSICDSARNLAFVMKRNFPQMYVDFLHLPQNPGSPASVDFLAQEYARLARELEQMGGAPVTSESLQAAIRLYNQNRALVRRLYALRSASPHRVTAREAYLLVRAGYFLPVEEHNAILEQALAALPKRKGKLRDSLRIVIEGAFCEQPPLDLIRLVEDAGCYVVDDDFVLGRNWFLDDVATDSEPLLALAGAYAEQSRYSSVRHDFRHPRWEALADKVRHTRADAVIFLIAKFCEPAYFDYVLYKKKLEEMGIPHLLLEFEEKMFTFERMRMEVETFVESLVFD